Part of the Kitasatospora sp. NBC_00374 genome is shown below.
GGAACTGTGTGACCTGTGCGGGGTGCTGGCCCCGGTGAGGGATCTGGTGGTGCTTCGGGTGCCGGACTCCTCCGCGGTGGCCGTGGATTCCCGCCTCGACGGGGAGCGGCTGCTGCGGGCGTGCTGCGAGCCGCACCTGGCGCGGCTCGCTGCCGCCTACCGGTGCCGTCCCTTCGTGACGGAGGAGCTGTGGGCCGGGCAGATCACCAGGGCGGTGCGCCTGCTCGGGCCGCTGGACGAGGAGGAGATGTACGAGCGGGTGGTGGCGATGACGGGCCTCGACGAGGAGCAGCTGATGCGGGCCGTCGCCTGGCAGGACAGCCACGGCCACCCGTCCGGCCCCGGCCCGGGGTGATCAAGGCGCGCTGCGCCGCGCAAGAACCACCAGGGTCGGTTCGCCGGCCGCACGGGCGATGGTAGGGCGTCGAGGAGATCACCCAGATCGACGACCGGCACAACCACTGGAAGACGAAGGTCGCCGGGGTGAAGCGGGAGTTCGACACCGAGATCGTCGACCAGGTCCCGGATGACCACGTCGCCTGGCGCACAACCAGCGGGGACGTCAAGCAGACCGGCATGGTGCGGTTCGAGCCGATCGACGCGACGCACACCCGGGTCATGATGGAAATGGACTTCCAGCCGGGCGGAATGGCCGAGAAGGCCGCCGACCTGGTCGGCGTCCTGGACCGGCAGGTGAAGGGCGACCTGAAGCGGTTCAAGCACTTCATCGAGAAGCGCGGTACCGAGAGCGGCGGCTACCGCGGCCGGCTCTGACACAGACCCACAGGTCCCGCCTGCCGGGCGGTAAGGCGGGACCTTCGGCTATCGCGGCAGCGCCTGCTGTAGGCGAGAAGGAGCAAGGGGCTCGTCATCGGTGCGGATGTACGGCGGGGCGCCGGTTCAGTCGGCCCGCTACGTTCTCACCATCGCCACCTGGCGGAGCTCGCGCTCCCCGCCCCGGTCGACGTCCCCGCCCTCCCCCGCCAGGCCCACCGCGCCGCCGCCCTCGCCGACCTGATCGCGGTCTGCCGGCTGCGCGCCACCGCCCGTCTGCCGCAGCCCGCGTGTAGCCACCTGCGGCACCCGCGCGCTCGCGTGGCCGCCCTGCAGTTGGGAGGTGGGCTCAGTGTGTTGCCTCGGTAAGAGTGAGCAGGTCCGCGCCTTGGAGGAGCCATTCGGAACGGACCGTGGAACCGGTTTTCCAGGGTGTGGTCCGATCCCCTGGTCGGGGAGTTCGAGAAGTCCCCGGCGGAGTCTTCTCGCGGTGTCCCCGGGGACCGGGGCCCACGGGTGCTCGGCGCGGTGACCGCCCGCGATCACCCGTTCAGCGGGCGTGACTGCGCAGAGTGGCAGGGTCTGTGCCGAGCGTGACGTCATGAGCAAGAACAAGAACAAGCCTGCCCAGAAGATCGTCGTGACCGAGGACCACTCGGACCCGGCCCGCCTGGTGGTGGAGCTCAAGCCGTTCGACGGTTCCCCCAAGTCCCGCCGGCCGGTCCACGGCCAGGACGAGGTGCTCCGGTTCGCCCGCGAGCACGGAGCCGACGAGAAGACGATCGAGTGGAACGGCCTCCAGGACCACCTGCCCGCCCGCAAGGCCAAGGCGGCGGCTACCCCGCAGTAGCACCGCGACGTGCCGCGGCTCCCGGGTCCGACCGCCGGGAGCCGCGGGGGCCCGTGCCCGTTCGCTCTCCCGGGTGGTTTCGGCGGCGCCTGGCCGCGCGGCGATCGGCACGAGCCGCAGCAGGGGCCTACGGTCGGGACTGCGGATTGGCACCATGCTGCCCGTCACGGCAGTGCGCGGCGCACCGGTCGACACCCCCCGACCGGTGCGCCGCCCGCGTGTCTGGCGGCCGCCGCCCGGGCCCGGCGACGGGCGACGCCGGGGAACTCGGCCCGTCCCTCTCGGGCCCGGACCGTTCGAACGCGCTCCGCCGCCGACCGCCACTGCCTAGGCTTGGCCGCACATCGAACGCCGCAGGCCGAACGGGAGCAGACCGCTGATGGGCATGAGTGAGGACCTGGACATCCGCCGGGCCGGCCTGAGGATCGCCGAAGCGGTGGAGACGCTGGACCGAGCGCGTCTCGGACTCCTCGACCAGGCCGCCTACGACGCCCAGTTCCAGGCCAGGGAGGCCCTGCTGCAGCACGTCCGGGGCATCTGGGACACCCTCAAGTCCCAGGGCGTCTCCCCGGCGGTACGCCCGGAGTACCAGCCCCTCGCCGCCCTCCTGGACATCCTCACCTCCCTCGGCGAGCACGCCGCCGCCACCGCCCGCCCACAGAGCTGAGCCACCCGGCCACCCCTCGCGCTGGACGGATCGCGCCACGGACGACAGCCCAGCCTCGGTCACGCGGCCCCAGTGGCAGCCGACGACTCCGGCACCAAACCCGGCGGCGGGATGGACCCGCCACTCGGCGCGCCGACCGGACCGGGGACATCTGTCTGACCTGTGACGCCGCCGTCCGCGCCACCTGACACCCGGTACGCCGTGGCGGCGGGGTTGTGCCCCGGCCGGCTACCGGGGGCCCGGCCGTCGGCTGCGGCGGGGGTCGAGCGCGTCGCGCAGGGCGCGTAGCTCGGTGATGGTGGCCTGTTCGGCGAAGCGGGCCAGTAGCCGGCGCAGGCCCCGCTGGTCCCGGTCGCGGACGGCTTCGGTGATGGCGGCCAGCAGCGACGCCTGGGTGTGCGGCGCGGCTGCGCGCACTGCGGGCTCGGCCTGTGGCCCTTCCACCGGTCGCCTCTCCTTCGTGGTGCCGCTCATCGTTGCGGGCCGCGGGGTGCTTGGTCCGCGCCGTTGCGGGGCGAAGACTACCTTCCCCTGGCGAACCGAAAAATCTGTGCTGGCCAGAGTAGACATTGCCCGGGGCTGTGGTTAGTGTTTCTCTCGCAGGCGCAGTCAAGCGGTACCCGCCAGACACGAACTGGCGGGACGCAGTACCGAATTTCGCAGGTCGGCACGGTTGTGGGGTCCCGAAGCCAGGTTGGTGCAGTAAGGCGACAGGACCGACGGCCGGGCCGGGCGGCCCGCAGGTATCAGGGGCCCGCCACGAAGCAGTACCGCAGTTCAGCAGGACGCAGGACACGCCGGGCTGGTGGGCGTGAAGCAGTGACGCGAACAACGGCACGGCAGTGGAGTTCCGGAGCCAGAGCAGGTGCACGACGGCGACGGGGCTGGCGGCCGGGCCGGGTGGCCCGCAGGTATCAGGGGCCACCGGCGAGCGGTACCGCGGCAAGTGCAGATGCAGTACCAGTAGGTGAAGTCGAGTTGAGCGGTACCGGCAGTCGCGGTACGCGGTATCCCAGTAAAGGTGCCAGGGCTGCGGGCGCGCGTGCTGGGAGTTCGGCAGTGGGGTTCCAAGCCAAGCAGGTGAGCAGGACGGGCGACGGGGCTGACTGCCGGACCGGACGGCCCGTCAGGGCCGCCACAGCAGTACCAGGTGGTTGAAGTTCAGCAGTACCGAGAAGTACCCGTGTGAGCAGCACCGAGCAGTTCGCACATCCCGATCAGTACAGAGGATGAAACGGAGGGACAGAGCGCCATCAGGATCGCCCGGCCCGTGAGGTAGGTAATCGCCCGGGCGGACACCGCAGACCCCCTTTTGAGTACGAGGACGGTGGTTTCCGGTCACGCATACGCGATCCCCGCACACCCCCACCCCCGGGGCAGTGCGGAACACGAAACCCGGCCCAGGCCGGTAGATGGTGTTGTTCCCCTTCGGGGCCCCGGAGCCACTACGGCGCCGGGGCCCCTCGACGCGTTCCCCAGGAACCAAGAGAGGTGCAGTGACTACGACGACCGACAGGCCCCACACCCCCGACACCCCCGACTCCTTCGACGACGACGACTACCCCGCCTACACCATGGGCCGCGCCGCCGAGATGACCCGCACCACCCCCGGCTTCCTACGCGCCCTCGGCGAACACGGCCTCATCACCCCACTACGCTCGGAGGGCGGACACCGCCGCTACTCCCGCTACCAGCTGCGCATCGCGATGCGCGCCCGCGACCTCGTCGACCAGGGCACCCCGATCGACGCCGCCTGCCGCATCGTCATCCTCGAAGACCAACTCGAGGAAGCCCTGCGCCTCAACGAACAACTGCGTCGCCCCGCGGGGCAAGACAGCGACGTGTGAGCACCACCGGCCGGCGCTACCGCTGAAGCGGTGGCGCACGGCCCCCGCGCAGCGACCCACATCGCCGCGAACGCGGTGGCGACCCGCGTGCGCGAGACGAAGCGCCTGGCCCGCAACGCCGCCGAATCAATGCAGCTGTCCGCCGACCTGGAGAAGGCGGACACCTCGCCGGCCCAGTACTCGTCCGCCCACACGGCCAGAGCGGCCTGCCGCTCGGCCTCCTCCAGCCGGCCGGAGGCCGCCGGCTGCTCCTCGCTCAGGCCGCGCCTGGCGGCCTCCAGATCACCGCTCCACGACGGCAGCGGGGCGAGGAAGGCGCGGCGCTCGGCCTGCGCGGCCGTGAGCGCCCGCTGCGCCCGGATAAGACGGTCGGGGTATTTCGAAGGTCTTCTGCTTGCCCCCGGCCTGGAATCGTACGTGCGACCGGGCGTGCACTCGGCTGCGCCGCCCCGCCGGGTTTCTCTGTCACGCGGGTACCCGGACGGCTGCCTGGTGGCCGACTGCCGGGCCGTGCCGCGGTGCGTCCGGGTCGGCCGGTGCGTGCCGGTGGCCGGCCGGGACGGAGGGGTTCTCCGTGGGGGTCGCGCTGGTTGCGGCGGGACGAGCCGGAGAAGCCGCGGGCGTGGGGACGGCGTGTGGCTCGCGGGCCAGGTCGTGGCGGAGCGCGTCGAGTCTGGCCAGGCAGGCGTCGATGGTGGCGATGGCGGAGCTGCTGTGCTCGCGGATGCGGCGTTCGATGGCGGCGAGTCGGTCTTCGATGTGCTGCCAGCGGTCTTCGGCGGTGATGGGTTCAGGTGCGTCGTTGGTCGCTGTCATGGCGGAGGCGTTCGGTGTGTTGGGTGAGGTTGTCGAGGCGGGATGCGAGGTCGGGGTGGGCGGGGGTTAGGTGGGGTCGCATGCCGGTGAGTGGCGCTATCAGGGTGGCCGGGTCGGGGGCGCCGAGGGCAGTGGTGAGCGCGGTCAGTGCGGGGCGGGCCCGGGGTGTGAGGCCGGGTGCGGCGGTGATCTGGGCGGCGAGGACGCGCAGGTCGGCGGCGTTGTCGCGGGCCCAGGTGGTGACGGCGCGCTCTGCGGCCCGGCGGTCGCGTACCGCCTTGACGCGCTCTGCCCCGGTCGCGGCCACTTCGGGTCTGCTGCTGGCGGGCCTGAGGCGGAGGTAGCGGTTCTCGGCGGCCTGGCGGCTGGCGACGCCCATGGGCTGGGCGAGGTCGGCCCAGGTGGCGCCGCCGGCGCGGGCGGTCTCCACCAGGCCCGCTTCCCAGCCTGCGAGCTGGGTGCGCAGCTCGCGTAGCAGCACCAGCGCGGCCAGGGCCGGCTCCGGGCTCTCGTCCGGTGCGCCGGCATCGGGCGGGGCGGTGGGCCGCCCGGTGTTCTGGGCGGTGCGGACGGCGTCGTCGATGGCGGCGAGCGCGGCGGCGGCGGCGAGGAAGGACGCCGGTCCCGTCGGTGGGCTGCCGTCGGTGGCGGGCGCGTCGGACCGCTTTCCCATGGTGTCACTCCTTCAGCGACTCAGACATTTGTCATCGGATGGATGACATGTTAGAACGGATTCAGGTGAAGCGCACTGGCTCCCACAGCCCGACCACCTGGAGGTGTTTTCCATGCTGATGCGCACCGACCCCTTTCGTGAGCTGGACCGACTGGCCCAGCAGTTCCTGAGCACGACCGGCACCTGGTCACGTCCGACCCCGATGCCGCTGGACGCCTACCGCACCGGCGACGAGTACGTGATCTGCTTCGACCTGCCGGGTGTGGACCCTGAGGCGATCGACATCGACGTCGAGCGGAACATGCTGACCGTCAAGGCCGAGCGCCGTCCCCGCCGCGAGGGCGAGGATGTGAAGTGGGAACTGTCCGAGCGCCCGCTCGGCGTCTTCTCCCGCCAGGTCATGCTCTCCGACACCCTCGACCCCGCGGGGATCAGCGCCGACTACGACGCCGGCGTACTGACCCTGAAGATCCCGGTCGCGGAGAAGGCCAAGCCCCGCAAGATCGAGATCAGCCAGAGCGGCAGCCGCAAGCAGATCCAGGCCTGACCGGATCCCCGGAGCGCCGTCCCGCACCGCCAACCCCCGGGCCCTGCGGGACGGCCACCCCCCAGCCGGCCAGCCCGCCCGGCCCGCGGTCCCCGCCACGCCACGCTGCGCTGGCCCGAGCGACCAGGGCCAGCGCCCGCCGTGGTCAGGGCCAGCGCCCGCCGTGGTCAGGGCCAGCGGCGAGATCGACCTCGACACCGCCCCCTCGCTGCACCGCGCTCTGACCGCCGCGCTCAAGGCGCACCGGGAGATGGCGCTCGAAGTGTCGGAGCTGACGTTCATGCAACTGCGCGGGCCTGGGCGCTCTGGTCCAGGCCCGCAACCAGGCCGACCAGTGCGGTGGGCGCCTGGTCCTGCGCGGGGCCGGCCGCCGCGTGGTGCGGCTGCTCAAGCTCACGGGTCTGCACCGGCGCCTGACCGCCGAGCCCTGACCGGGCACCGACGGCGTTCGCGCCGACGCCCTGGGAAGAAGGGAGGAGAAACCGTGACTCTTCGATGGGAGGTGTTCCTGGAGAAGGTCCGGGAGCGCGGTGAGTGCGACAGGCCCCAGAAGGCCGAGCGGGGGGCGCGCGTCGTCCTGGCCCTGCTCGGCGCCCACCTGGTCGGCAATGTGCGCGCCGAGCTGGCCGCCCGCCTGCCGGAGACCCTTGCCCTGATCCTGCTCAACCCCGTTGCAGGCCGCCGAGCCGCTCAGCCCGGACAGGTTCGTGCGCGCGACCGCGGCCTGGATCGAGGGCGCCACCGAAACCACCGCCCTGTGGGACATCGGCGTGGTCCTCAGCACGGCGGCCGATGCCGCCGGCGACGAGCTCACCGAGCGCGTCCTGCCAGCTGCCCCCCGGCTACGACCTCCTGTTCGGCCGTCCCCAGCCCGGCCACCGCCCCTGAACCCGTCCGCGCCGCAACCGCCCGGCCGGCCCGCCCGGAAAAGGCCACCGTCATGACCCGGTACCGCCTCCTTCTCCAGCAGGTCCGCACCCTCGGCCGCTACACCAGCGACGAGGAAGCCGAACGCGTCCTCCACGCCGTCCTGGCCGCCCTTGGAAGCCAGCTCACCGGCGAGGAACGCTGCGACCTCGCCGCAGCCCTGCCGGAGCGGGTCTGCGCCGTCTTCGCCTCGCAGATCCCGCTGCCCGAACCCGTCGCCGCACCCGCCTTCGTCGAAGCCGTCGCCCGAACCCTGAACACCAGCCTCACCGGCGCCCGCTGGGACGTCTCCTCCGTCCTGGCCGCCCTCACCGACCTCGTCGGCGACCGACTCACCGATCGCCTCCTCACCCACCTGCCCCGCGGCTACGCGCTCCTGTTCGGCCGCGCCGACCTCACGATCGCGGCCTGACCAGGGCGGCACTACCGGCGCCGGCCACCCGGCCACACAGCGTGGCAGGGCGGCCGGCGCCGGGCCGCTCTCTCCGGCCAGCGTCGGCCTCCACGCGCTGGGGTGCGCCGCGACATCCACGCGGGCAAGATGCGACCGGCCTCGCCTCCGCCGTCCTCGCCAAGCACGGCGGCCAGGCGGTCGAGGTCCGCTCCGCAGGCCTGCGGGACTGGCACGTCGGCAAACCCGCCCACCCGGTCATGGTCGAAGTCGCCGCCCGGTGCGGCTACGATCTGGGCGCGCTGGCGCAGCCGGTGCTCGGTCGTGTGGCCGTAAGCCATCTTCTTCAGCCGCTCACGCTCGGAGGCGGTCAGGGAGATCGGGCGTGCGAAAGCGAGAGGCAACCCGGGAGAGCCGTTCGCGAGAAGTGGATGACGACAGGGTGCGGAGCGACGCGCCCTTCCTGCGGCGTGCCGCCCTGCACCGTGTCTCTCGTCAGTTGGTGGCCGTCAGCGCCTCGCGAGCGATGGTGAGGATCTCTTCGGAGAGCGGGGAGCCCTTGGTGGCCCGGGACAGGACGAGTGCGCCGACCATGGTGCACAGCCGGGCGATGCCGTCCTGGTCCTTGGTGGCGAGCCAGTCGGCGAAGTCGCCCACTCCCTGGGTGTAGACACGGCGGGCCTCACTGTCTCCGCCGTCGCGGGCCATGTCGCCGGCGAGTGCGGCGGCGGGGCAGCCGTCCGCGGCGCTGTCGCGGTGCTCGGTGGATAGGTAGGCGTCGATCAGCGCCCGCTGGGCGGCGTCGCGCTGTCCGGCGTGCTGGTCGAGCCCGTCCTTGTGGTGCCGGGTGAGTTCGGCGAAGGCGTGGGCGGTGGCTTCGTCGACGAGCGCCTCCTTGGAGGCGAACTGCTTGTAGAAGCCGCCGTGGGTCAGGCCGGAGGCCTTCATGAGGTCGGCGACGCTGACGTGGGTGCCCTGTTCCCGAAAGAGCCGGGAGGCGGTCTCCACGACCCGTCGGCGGTTGTCCCGTGCCTGTGCCTGCGATACGCGGCCCATCGGTCGCCCTCCCAGTTGGATGTTAAGTCAAATCTATTCTAGACTCCAATTTAGATGTTGGATGCAATCTATTACGGGTGGCCGACTGCCATCCGCGACGCTGGGAGTGCTCATGGAACTGAAGGACGCGGTCGCGGTGGTCACCGGCGCCAACCGGGGGCTCGGGCGGCATCTGGCCGCCCAGCTCGTGGAGCGCGGGGCCAAGGTGTACGCGGCGGCCCGCCGCCCCGAGACGGTGGACATCCCGGGTGCCGTCCCGCTGCGGCTGGACGTGACGGACGCGGAGTCCATCCGGGCGGCGGCCCGCACCGCCACCGACGCGACGCTGCTGGTCAACAACGCCGGCATCTCCACCGGCACGCCCCTGATCGCGGGCGACATCGACGCGGTGCGCCTGGAGATGGAGGTGAACTTCTTCGGCCCGCTCGCCGTGACGCGGGCTTTCACCCCGGTCATCGAGTCCAACGGCGGCGGCGCCGTGCTCAACGTGCTGTCGGTCCTGTCCTGGCTGCACCCGGCCGGCCTCGGCGGCTACGCCGCGGCGAAGGCGGCGGCATGGGCACTGACCGGCGCGGCCCGGGAGGAACTGGCGCCCCGTGGCATCACCGTGACGGCGCTGCACGTCGGGTACATGGACACCGACATGGCCGCCGGCGTTCCCGCCGACCAGAAGGCCGACCCCGCCGAGGTCGCCGCCCAGGCCCTGTCCGCCGTCGAGGCGGGCCTGCCCGAGATCCTCGCCGACGAGACCGCCCGGTACGTCAAGCGGAGCCTGGCCGCATCGCCGAACGCGGCGTGAGACGCGCTCGGCCGCATCGGCGTGGGGCGCCGTGAACCAGTAGTGAGTACCAGAAACTGGCTCGTACCGGGCCAGGCTCGGAAGCGAGCGGAGATCCCGTCCCGGTGCGGACGGGACACGGAGCCGGAGAGATGAAGACCTACCTGATCGAGAAGTACGGCGACCAGTCCGCGGTGCACGCCGCCGAGCTACCCGACCCGCAGCCGGGCCCTGAGGATGTCCTGGTCGAGATCTACGCGGCGAGCGTCAACCCGCTGGACTTCAAGATCCGCGACGGTGCCTTCAAGAGGATCCTGCCGTACCGCCTCCCCCTCGTCCTGGGCAACGACCTCGCCGGTGTGGTGGTCCGGGTCGGCTCGGCGGTCACCCGGTTCGCGGTGGGCGACGAGGTCTACGCCCGGCCCGACAAGGACCGCATCGGCACCTTCGCCGAACTCATCGCCGTCCACCAGGACGACCTGGCCCCCAAGCCCGCCGCCCTCACCATGGCGCAGGCCGCCTCCCTCCCGCTGGTCGCCCTCACCTCCTGGCAGGCGCTGGTCGAGAAGGCGCGGGTCCGGCCGGGCCAGAAAGTCCTGATCCACGCGGGCTCCGGCGGAGTGGGCACCATCGCCCTCCAGCTGGCCAGGCACCTGGGCGCGCACGTGGCCACCACCGCGAGCGCGGCCAACGCCGACCTGGTGAAGGAACTCGGCGCGGACGTCGTCATCGACTACCGCACCCAGGAC
Proteins encoded:
- a CDS encoding MerR family transcriptional regulator, whose amino-acid sequence is MGRAAEMTRTTPGFLRALGEHGLITPLRSEGGHRRYSRYQLRIAMRARDLVDQGTPIDAACRIVILEDQLEEALRLNEQLRRPAGQDSDV
- a CDS encoding Hsp20/alpha crystallin family protein, with translation MLMRTDPFRELDRLAQQFLSTTGTWSRPTPMPLDAYRTGDEYVICFDLPGVDPEAIDIDVERNMLTVKAERRPRREGEDVKWELSERPLGVFSRQVMLSDTLDPAGISADYDAGVLTLKIPVAEKAKPRKIEISQSGSRKQIQA
- a CDS encoding DUF2267 domain-containing protein, with amino-acid sequence MTRYRLLLQQVRTLGRYTSDEEAERVLHAVLAALGSQLTGEERCDLAAALPERVCAVFASQIPLPEPVAAPAFVEAVARTLNTSLTGARWDVSSVLAALTDLVGDRLTDRLLTHLPRGYALLFGRADLTIAA
- a CDS encoding TetR/AcrR family transcriptional regulator yields the protein MGRVSQAQARDNRRRVVETASRLFREQGTHVSVADLMKASGLTHGGFYKQFASKEALVDEATAHAFAELTRHHKDGLDQHAGQRDAAQRALIDAYLSTEHRDSAADGCPAAALAGDMARDGGDSEARRVYTQGVGDFADWLATKDQDGIARLCTMVGALVLSRATKGSPLSEEILTIAREALTATN
- a CDS encoding SDR family oxidoreductase, translating into MELKDAVAVVTGANRGLGRHLAAQLVERGAKVYAAARRPETVDIPGAVPLRLDVTDAESIRAAARTATDATLLVNNAGISTGTPLIAGDIDAVRLEMEVNFFGPLAVTRAFTPVIESNGGGAVLNVLSVLSWLHPAGLGGYAAAKAAAWALTGAAREELAPRGITVTALHVGYMDTDMAAGVPADQKADPAEVAAQALSAVEAGLPEILADETARYVKRSLAASPNAA
- a CDS encoding NADP-dependent oxidoreductase yields the protein MKTYLIEKYGDQSAVHAAELPDPQPGPEDVLVEIYAASVNPLDFKIRDGAFKRILPYRLPLVLGNDLAGVVVRVGSAVTRFAVGDEVYARPDKDRIGTFAELIAVHQDDLAPKPAALTMAQAASLPLVALTSWQALVEKARVRPGQKVLIHAGSGGVGTIALQLARHLGAHVATTASAANADLVKELGADVVIDYRTQDFEQVLDGYDVVLDTLGGETLEKSMRVLKPGGKVISIAGPPDAHFARELGGNPVLRQAMNALSFKTRHHAKRHGVTYSFLFMKANGDQLRELTRLVDAGEIRPVVDRVFPFDQTREAMEYAEKGRAKAGKVVVAMR